The following are encoded in a window of Astyanax mexicanus isolate ESR-SI-001 chromosome 6, AstMex3_surface, whole genome shotgun sequence genomic DNA:
- the aicda gene encoding single-stranded DNA cytosine deaminase: protein MFLTGFFGWVGLLYCSILLTQKKFIYHYKNVRWARGRHETYLCFVVKRRIGPNSLSFDFGHLRNRSGCHVELLFLRYLGALCPGLGGLGVDGVKVGYAVTWFCSWSPCSNCAQRIAHILSQTPSLRLRIFVSRLYFCDNEDSLEREGLRHLLRAGVQITVMTYKDFFYCWQTFVARRESRFKAWDGLHQNSVRLSRKLKRILQPCQTEDLRDVFALLGL from the exons ATGTTCCTCACCGGATTTTTTGGGTGGGTGGGTTTGTTGTACTGCAGCATTCTGCTCACCCAGAAGAAGTTTATCTATCACTACAAGAACGTGCGCTGGGCTCGTGGGAGGCATGAGACTTACCTCTGCTTCGTGGTGAAGAGGCGAATCGGACCAAACTCGCTGTCCTTCGACTTCGGGCACCTGCGCAACCGCTCCGGCTGCCACGTGGAG CTCCTCTTCCTGCGCTACCTGGGGGCACTGTGCCCGGGCCTGGGGGGTCTGGGTGTGGACGGAGTGAAGGTGGGCTACGCTGTGACCTGGTTCTGCTCATGGTCGCCCTGCTCTAACTGCGCCCAGCGAATCGCCCACATCCTGTCCCAGACGCCCAGCCTGCGACTCCGCATCTTCGTCTCCCGCCTGTACTTCTGCGACAACGAGGACAGCCTGGAGCGGGAGGGGCTGCGGCACCTGCTGAGGGCAGGGGTGCAGATTACAGTCATGACGTATAAAG ATTTTTTCTACTGTTGGCAGACGTTTGTGGCTCGCAGGGAGAGTCGCTTTAAAGCCTGGGACGGTCTTCACCAAAACTCTGTCAGACTGTCCCGCAAACTCAAACGCATCCTCCAG